A genomic stretch from Flavobacterium nitratireducens includes:
- the kynU gene encoding kynureninase → MIFENSLAFARQLDAQDTLSHYQNEFSFPQVNGKKVIYFTGNSLGLQPKRTKAYVDEIMNDWANLAVEGHFYAEKPWWDYQERFANPLSKIVGAKPSEVTVMNTLTVNLHLLMVSFYRPTAKRFKIICEEKAFPSDQYMFQSQVHFHGFKAEEAIVEIKRRDGEHNIRTEDVIAKINEVGDELALVLIGGVNYYTGQVFDMRSITAAGHKVGAYVGWDLAHAAGNVALELHDWNVDFAAWCSYKYMNSGPGNASGCFVHEKHHNNPDLPRFAGWWGHNKERRFKMEPTFDPVQGADGWQVSNLPVLSLAPYLASVEMFDEIGMDALVAKRDKITAYLEFILLEIDKEVSSTFEIITPANPAERACQLSVFLHGEGRSLFDYLMKNGVIVDWREPNVIRLAPVPLYCSFEDMYDFGQILKKGILGK, encoded by the coding sequence ATGATATTTGAAAACAGCCTTGCTTTTGCACGACAACTCGATGCGCAGGACACATTAAGTCACTATCAAAATGAATTTTCTTTTCCGCAAGTCAACGGAAAGAAAGTGATTTACTTTACAGGAAACTCTTTGGGACTCCAGCCAAAACGTACTAAAGCCTATGTAGATGAGATAATGAATGACTGGGCTAATCTGGCGGTTGAAGGGCATTTTTATGCCGAAAAACCATGGTGGGATTATCAGGAACGTTTTGCAAATCCGTTGAGTAAAATTGTTGGTGCTAAACCATCAGAAGTTACCGTTATGAATACGCTTACGGTTAATTTGCATTTGTTGATGGTTTCTTTTTACCGTCCAACAGCAAAACGCTTTAAGATTATTTGCGAGGAAAAAGCTTTTCCTTCTGATCAATACATGTTTCAAAGTCAGGTTCATTTTCATGGTTTTAAAGCTGAAGAAGCTATAGTTGAAATTAAAAGACGTGATGGGGAACATAATATTCGAACAGAAGATGTGATTGCTAAGATTAATGAAGTTGGCGATGAACTAGCTTTAGTCTTAATTGGCGGAGTAAATTATTATACAGGTCAGGTATTTGATATGCGATCCATTACGGCTGCTGGGCACAAAGTAGGAGCTTATGTGGGTTGGGATCTAGCCCATGCTGCTGGGAATGTTGCGTTAGAATTACACGATTGGAATGTAGATTTTGCGGCATGGTGTAGTTATAAATATATGAATTCAGGTCCAGGAAATGCTTCAGGATGCTTTGTACATGAAAAACATCACAATAATCCCGATTTGCCAAGATTTGCAGGATGGTGGGGACATAACAAAGAGCGACGTTTTAAAATGGAGCCTACTTTTGATCCTGTTCAAGGAGCTGATGGTTGGCAAGTAAGCAATTTGCCTGTTTTGTCTTTAGCGCCTTATTTGGCTTCTGTTGAAATGTTTGACGAAATAGGTATGGATGCTTTAGTTGCCAAGAGAGATAAGATTACCGCTTATTTAGAATTTATTTTGCTTGAAATTGATAAAGAAGTGAGTAGTACTTTTGAAATAATTACGCCAGCTAACCCAGCTGAAAGAGCCTGTCAATTATCGGTTTTCTTGCATGGAGAAGGACGAAGTTTGTTTGATTATCTTATGAAAAATGGGGTAATAGTTGATTGGAGAGAACCTAATGTAATTCGTTTAGCACCAGTTCCTTTGTATTGTTCTTTTGAAGATATGTATGATTTTGGGCAAATATTAAAAAAAGGTATTTTAGGGAAATAA
- a CDS encoding DUF4440 domain-containing protein, whose product MKKQSYYTFLVFAFGIGISSVKAQGITIFPKGEKSPNVHHVGEVWLNELSTADTTFNYSIAMATFKSDARLNWHKHPGGQTLLITDGEGYYQERNRPKQIIKKGDVIKCLPNIEHWHGASPQSGVAYIAVSPSQKGKTIWLEPLTSEQYYGGIAFKTELKSEEQEVIQLSKQKWQWMADKDVEKLTPLFDDKSVFVHMGGSWGKKQELDIIKSGGIHYKKADIHEVSVNIIDNTAILLNKITLLAVVGGNEVTNPFIVTEVYIKENETWKLGSLSFTKLLTP is encoded by the coding sequence ATGAAAAAGCAATCGTATTACACTTTTTTAGTATTTGCCTTCGGAATAGGGATAAGTTCTGTTAAAGCACAAGGAATTACTATATTCCCAAAAGGCGAAAAATCGCCCAACGTACATCATGTTGGAGAGGTTTGGTTGAACGAATTAAGTACAGCTGACACGACTTTCAATTATAGTATAGCCATGGCTACTTTTAAATCCGATGCTAGGTTGAACTGGCACAAACATCCAGGAGGACAAACGTTACTTATAACAGATGGAGAGGGGTATTACCAAGAAAGGAATAGACCTAAACAAATTATTAAAAAAGGTGATGTTATAAAATGTCTGCCAAACATAGAACATTGGCACGGAGCTTCTCCTCAAAGTGGTGTTGCTTATATAGCGGTTTCTCCATCTCAAAAAGGGAAGACCATTTGGCTTGAACCTTTAACAAGTGAACAATATTATGGTGGTATTGCATTCAAAACGGAATTAAAAAGTGAGGAACAAGAAGTGATCCAGCTTTCCAAACAAAAATGGCAGTGGATGGCCGATAAAGATGTCGAAAAATTAACTCCTTTGTTTGACGATAAATCCGTTTTTGTTCACATGGGTGGAAGCTGGGGTAAAAAACAAGAACTCGATATTATTAAGAGTGGTGGAATACATTATAAAAAAGCTGATATTCACGAAGTATCTGTAAATATCATTGATAATACAGCTATTTTGCTAAATAAAATTACTTTGTTAGCAGTCGTGGGCGGAAATGAAGTTACTAATCCATTTATTGTAACCGAGGTCTATATAAAAGAAAATGAAACTTGGAAATTAGGTTCGTTGTCGTTTACTAAATTGCTAACTCCTTAA
- a CDS encoding aldo/keto reductase produces MQYVTLNNGVEMPLLGFGVFQIPDTKECETVVINAIEVGYRLIDTAASYRNEAAVGNAIKKSGVDRKELFITTKLWIEDHGYENTKKAFQKSLDLLQLDYLDLYLIHQPYGDIFGSWKAMCELYEAGKIRAIGVSNFHPDRVMDLIVNSGFTPAINQVETHPFDQQIDNQLFLQENNVQIESWGPFAEGRNDMFQNELLISFAKKYNKSVAQIILRWLTQRGIVVIPKSVRKERMEENFNIFDFNLSAEDMQQIKTLDTNQSLFFDHRDPNMVKWLSERKLDL; encoded by the coding sequence ATGCAATATGTTACGCTGAATAACGGAGTTGAAATGCCTCTGTTAGGTTTTGGTGTTTTTCAAATACCGGATACTAAAGAATGTGAAACAGTAGTAATAAATGCTATCGAAGTTGGCTATCGTTTAATTGACACTGCCGCTTCGTATAGGAATGAGGCAGCGGTAGGTAATGCCATTAAAAAGAGTGGTGTTGATAGAAAAGAGTTGTTTATCACTACCAAATTATGGATTGAGGACCACGGGTATGAAAATACAAAAAAAGCGTTTCAAAAATCATTAGACTTATTGCAATTAGACTATTTGGATTTATACCTTATTCATCAGCCGTATGGTGATATTTTTGGTTCTTGGAAGGCGATGTGCGAATTGTATGAAGCAGGAAAAATAAGAGCTATTGGAGTGTCTAATTTTCATCCAGACAGGGTGATGGATTTGATTGTTAATAGTGGTTTTACCCCAGCAATAAACCAAGTGGAAACACATCCTTTTGATCAACAAATAGACAATCAGCTATTCTTACAAGAAAATAACGTTCAAATTGAGTCTTGGGGCCCTTTTGCCGAAGGAAGAAACGATATGTTTCAAAATGAATTATTGATATCTTTCGCTAAAAAATACAACAAGAGTGTCGCACAAATTATTCTGAGATGGTTGACACAACGTGGCATTGTTGTTATTCCAAAATCAGTCCGAAAAGAAAGAATGGAGGAGAATTTTAACATTTTTGATTTTAACTTATCTGCTGAGGATATGCAACAAATCAAAACGTTAGATACCAATCAAAGTTTGTTTTTTGACCACCGAGACCCTAATATGGTAAAATGGTTAAGCGAGAGAAAATTAGATTTATAA
- a CDS encoding helix-turn-helix domain-containing protein, translating into MYFLKDIKCGDIRYGCNYYDYQEGTLVFTAPGQIMEVETTGEVYQPKGYALVFHPDLVHGTSLFKSLTEYNFFSYKANEALHLSERERQIVLDSFSKIKLELEIGVDKHSKKLIASNIELFLNYCNRFYDRQFITRENANKGVLEKFEEVLNQYFTSDKPSKIGLPSVAYCADELHLSANYFGDLIKKETGKSAQEYIQNKIIDVAKDQILGNTKTVNEIAYELGFKYPQHFSRLFKQRVGFTPNEYRSAN; encoded by the coding sequence TTGTATTTTTTAAAAGATATAAAATGTGGTGATATACGCTACGGATGCAATTATTACGATTATCAAGAAGGTACATTAGTTTTTACTGCACCCGGACAAATAATGGAGGTAGAAACTACAGGTGAAGTATACCAACCAAAGGGATATGCCCTAGTTTTTCATCCTGATTTAGTACACGGAACATCGCTTTTTAAAAGTCTTACTGAGTATAATTTCTTTAGTTATAAAGCTAATGAAGCCTTACATCTATCCGAACGAGAGCGACAGATCGTTTTGGATAGTTTTTCAAAAATAAAATTGGAGTTGGAAATTGGAGTAGACAAACACAGTAAGAAATTGATTGCTTCCAATATCGAATTGTTTCTCAACTACTGTAATCGCTTTTATGACAGACAATTTATAACACGAGAAAACGCCAACAAAGGTGTTTTAGAAAAATTTGAAGAGGTGCTGAATCAGTATTTCACTTCAGATAAACCTAGCAAAATTGGCTTGCCATCTGTGGCTTATTGTGCTGATGAACTTCATTTATCAGCCAACTATTTTGGTGATTTAATTAAAAAAGAAACCGGAAAATCTGCTCAGGAATACATCCAAAACAAAATAATTGATGTGGCTAAAGACCAAATTTTAGGCAATACCAAAACTGTAAATGAAATTGCTTACGAATTAGGGTTCAAATATCCGCAGCACTTTTCTAGACTTTTCAAACAAAGAGTGGGGTTTACTCCTAATGAATATAGAAGCGCTAATTAA
- the queA gene encoding tRNA preQ1(34) S-adenosylmethionine ribosyltransferase-isomerase QueA, producing the protein MKLSHFNFDLPKELLAEFPAENRDEARLMVIDRKKQTIEHRMFKDIIEYFDDGDVMILNNTKVFPARLYGNKEKTGARIEVFLLRELNAEQRLWDVLVDPARKIRIGNKLYFGDDDSLVAEVIDNTTSRGRTLRFLYDGSYEEFRNKLTELGETPIPKYINRDVTPEDAERYQTIYAKEEGAVAAPTAGLHFSKHLLKRLEIKGVNFAEVTLHVGLGTFNPVEVEDLSKHKMDSEELKITQEACDIVNAAKAKRKRVCAVGTTSMRAIESSVSSANTLNPYEGWTNKFIFPPHDFSVANCMITNFHTPKSTLLMMISAFCGHDLMKKAYEEAIKEKYKFYSYGDAMLIL; encoded by the coding sequence ATGAAATTATCACATTTTAATTTTGACTTACCAAAGGAACTCTTGGCTGAATTTCCAGCAGAAAATAGAGATGAAGCTCGTTTAATGGTAATAGACAGAAAAAAACAAACCATTGAGCACAGAATGTTCAAAGACATTATCGAGTATTTTGATGATGGAGATGTAATGATTTTGAACAATACTAAAGTTTTTCCTGCTCGTTTATATGGTAACAAAGAAAAAACCGGAGCCAGAATCGAAGTTTTTTTGCTTAGAGAATTAAACGCTGAACAACGTCTTTGGGATGTATTAGTAGATCCGGCTCGTAAAATCAGAATTGGAAATAAATTATATTTTGGTGACGACGATTCATTAGTTGCTGAGGTTATTGATAATACAACTTCTCGTGGAAGAACTTTACGTTTCCTTTACGATGGTTCTTACGAAGAATTCAGAAATAAATTAACGGAACTTGGAGAAACTCCAATTCCTAAATATATTAACAGGGACGTAACTCCTGAAGATGCTGAACGTTATCAAACGATTTATGCTAAGGAAGAAGGAGCTGTAGCTGCACCAACTGCAGGATTACATTTCTCTAAACATTTATTGAAACGTTTAGAAATAAAAGGGGTAAACTTTGCAGAGGTGACGCTTCACGTAGGTTTAGGAACTTTTAACCCGGTTGAAGTTGAGGATTTATCTAAACACAAAATGGATTCTGAGGAATTAAAAATTACTCAGGAAGCCTGTGATATTGTAAATGCAGCCAAGGCTAAAAGAAAACGTGTTTGTGCTGTAGGAACAACTTCTATGCGTGCAATTGAAAGTTCAGTTTCTTCTGCAAACACTTTGAATCCTTACGAAGGATGGACTAACAAGTTTATCTTTCCTCCACATGATTTTAGTGTAGCTAACTGTATGATTACTAATTTCCATACGCCAAAATCAACTTTATTGATGATGATTTCTGCTTTTTGTGGGCATGATTTAATGAAAAAAGCTTATGAAGAAGCGATTAAAGAAAAGTATAAATTCTATTCGTATGGAGATGCGATGCTAATCCTATAA
- the aroA gene encoding 3-phosphoshikimate 1-carboxyvinyltransferase gives MNLLLQTTYSKLNAQIEVTGSKSETNRLLLLQALFSNITLSNTSNSDDSEVMQMALTGNEEVVDIHHAGTAMRFLTAYFAVKEGREVILTGSSRMQERPVKILVEALRQLGADITFLKEEGYPPIKIKGQKITQSKVTMAANVSSQYISALLLVAPKLENGIELTLEGEITSIPYIKMTLALLNDLNIQTSFEGNVIKVMPQKEVESKVMTVESDWSSASYFFSLVALSEEAEITLSSYKQSSLQGDSALVSIYKEMGVETQFNGNTISLTKTKKFKYKDVIFDLNHTPDIAQTIVVTCLGLGIGCHLTGLHTLKIKETDRLEALRIELSKLGANISVTNDSLTLVATSEINSNVKIGTYNDHRMAMAFAPLALKVPIIIENADVVSKSYPDFWTDMEKLGYKVSDLIG, from the coding sequence ATGAATTTACTACTACAAACTACATATTCTAAATTAAATGCTCAAATTGAAGTAACCGGTTCTAAAAGTGAAACGAACAGATTGTTGCTTTTGCAAGCTTTATTTTCTAATATTACTTTAAGTAACACATCTAATTCAGATGATAGCGAAGTCATGCAAATGGCATTGACAGGAAATGAAGAAGTAGTAGATATTCATCATGCTGGAACTGCTATGCGTTTTCTTACGGCTTATTTTGCAGTAAAAGAAGGACGCGAAGTGATATTGACGGGTTCAAGTAGAATGCAAGAACGTCCTGTGAAAATTCTAGTAGAAGCCTTACGTCAATTAGGTGCTGATATTACTTTCTTAAAAGAAGAAGGTTATCCGCCAATTAAAATCAAAGGACAAAAAATCACGCAATCTAAAGTGACTATGGCGGCTAATGTAAGTAGCCAATATATTTCTGCTTTGTTGTTAGTAGCTCCTAAATTAGAAAATGGAATCGAATTGACTTTAGAAGGAGAAATTACTTCTATTCCTTATATCAAAATGACATTGGCCTTGTTGAACGATTTGAATATTCAAACCAGTTTTGAAGGGAATGTAATTAAGGTTATGCCTCAAAAAGAAGTGGAGTCAAAAGTGATGACGGTTGAGTCTGATTGGAGTTCAGCATCTTACTTTTTTAGTTTAGTTGCCTTGTCTGAAGAAGCTGAGATTACTTTGAGTAGTTACAAACAATCAAGTTTACAAGGTGATTCAGCTTTGGTTTCTATTTATAAAGAAATGGGCGTTGAAACACAATTTAATGGAAATACCATTAGTTTGACAAAAACGAAGAAGTTCAAATACAAAGATGTTATTTTCGATTTGAATCACACACCTGATATTGCTCAAACCATTGTAGTTACTTGTCTTGGTTTAGGAATTGGTTGTCATCTTACAGGTCTTCATACGTTAAAAATAAAAGAAACAGATAGATTGGAAGCTCTACGAATTGAATTAAGCAAGCTTGGAGCTAATATTTCTGTTACTAATGATAGTCTGACTCTTGTGGCTACTTCAGAAATCAATTCGAATGTAAAAATCGGAACTTATAACGATCACCGTATGGCGATGGCTTTTGCACCATTAGCTTTAAAAGTGCCAATTATTATCGAAAATGCAGATGTGGTTTCTAAATCATATCCTGATTTTTGGACCGATATGGAAAAATTAGGCTATAAAGTTTCTGATTTAATCGGATAA
- a CDS encoding nucleotide pyrophosphohydrolase encodes MNLKNAQLEVDTWIKEHGVRYFNELTNMAQLTEEVGEVARIIARRYGEQSEKESDKSKDLGEELADVVFVVLCLANQTGIDLQAAFDKKMDLKSVRDKDRHKNNEKLK; translated from the coding sequence ATGAATCTTAAAAATGCTCAGTTAGAGGTTGATACTTGGATAAAAGAACACGGAGTTCGTTATTTTAACGAATTAACCAATATGGCACAACTAACAGAAGAAGTTGGAGAGGTTGCTCGAATTATTGCCCGTCGTTATGGGGAGCAATCAGAAAAAGAAAGTGATAAGAGTAAAGATTTAGGTGAGGAACTAGCTGATGTGGTTTTTGTGGTTTTGTGCTTGGCTAATCAAACAGGAATCGATTTGCAGGCGGCTTTTGATAAAAAAATGGATTTAAAGTCGGTTAGAGATAAAGATCGTCACAAAAACAACGAAAAATTGAAATAA
- a CDS encoding IS3 family transposase (programmed frameshift) has product MKQVRKIYDKAFKEKAVQLSYERTNVSELARELGITAPQLYKWRKEFEEFGEGSFPGKGNLKLTPEQEKIHELEKRLKDAELERDILKKGNRHFFQERSMIYSFIKSNEQLFPIEKMCKVLKVSSGSYYRWKKQAVTARQQLKIAIKEQITLIYFGAKQRYGSPRITLELQYLGYKVSRITVAKYMKELGLRSKLSKKFKVTTNSNHNYLVVENVLNREFIVKMPSKVWVSDITYIQTKEGFVYLTTIMDLYDRKIIGWSLSDGMSTEETTLGAWKMAVKNRDIDQGLIFHSDRGVQYASKKFVNVLDSYKKITRSMSRKGNCWDNAVAESFFKSLKTELIYGNKLISKEQMKLEIFEYIEIWYNRKRRHSTLNYATIEEFNNQINYKNVA; this is encoded by the exons ATGAAACAAGTCCGCAAAATTTATGACAAAGCTTTTAAAGAAAAAGCCGTTCAATTGAGTTATGAGAGAACAAATGTATCAGAACTCGCCAGAGAGTTGGGAATCACAGCACCACAGTTGTATAAATGGCGTAAAGAGTTCGAGGAATTTGGAGAAGGAAGTTTTCCTGGGAAAGGAAATTTAAAACTCACTCCCGAGCAAGAAAAAATTCACGAACTAGAGAAAAGACTCAAAGATGCCGAGTTAGAACGTGATATATTAAAAAAAG GCAATCGGCATTTTTTCCAAGAGCGGTCGATGATTTATAGTTTCATAAAAAGCAATGAACAACTATTCCCGATCGAAAAAATGTGCAAAGTTCTAAAAGTGAGCAGCGGAAGTTATTACCGATGGAAAAAACAAGCAGTCACAGCAAGACAACAACTAAAAATTGCCATAAAAGAACAGATAACATTGATTTATTTTGGAGCCAAACAAAGATATGGAAGTCCTAGAATAACATTGGAACTGCAGTATTTAGGTTATAAAGTTTCACGAATTACAGTTGCAAAATATATGAAAGAACTTGGCTTACGAAGCAAATTAAGCAAGAAGTTCAAAGTTACAACCAACTCAAATCATAATTATTTAGTTGTCGAAAATGTATTAAACAGAGAGTTTATTGTAAAAATGCCTTCAAAAGTTTGGGTTTCGGATATTACATATATCCAAACTAAAGAGGGTTTTGTATACCTGACCACTATTATGGATTTATACGACAGAAAAATTATCGGTTGGAGTTTGAGTGACGGAATGAGTACAGAAGAAACTACGCTTGGAGCTTGGAAAATGGCGGTTAAAAACCGAGATATTGATCAAGGTTTGATTTTTCATTCTGACAGAGGTGTTCAATATGCCAGTAAAAAGTTTGTAAATGTTCTTGATTCCTATAAAAAAATAACCCGCAGTATGAGTCGTAAAGGAAATTGCTGGGATAATGCTGTGGCGGAAAGCTTCTTCAAATCTTTGAAAACGGAATTAATTTATGGGAACAAACTGATTTCTAAAGAACAGATGAAACTGGAAATCTTTGAATATATTGAAATTTGGTACAACAGAAAAAGGAGACATTCCACTTTGAATTATGCAACTATTGAAGAATTTAACAATCAAATTAATTACAAAAATGTAGCTTAA
- a CDS encoding sensor histidine kinase, whose translation MSKLENILALVRSINQDEFQEQITYGDSLDDVYEELLFLSKKIESKKQRTAVIVEQISNCFAGDFFNYLPISYAHDELDVFCMGFNTYIEELKAAMVSQKLLENLQEKLVVEKDRSEQLILNRDHFLTYIGREIRESLLTISKVTNSISKNTLDHNSVNQLEYSKLVTDVLLITINDLLDLAKVKSSHFIAANKPFGLDQLINFLNISFSEKCIQKEIDFKVTIDSELPNILNGDCIRVSQVLWNSISNAVKYTPVGGKIRLKIQLEFESDEEYVLRFIVIDSGVGISDDKLKVILQGFAQQDGDLLNDNGSSILVLAICKKVVDLLNGEIKVKSKLQIGTKFTFTLPFNK comes from the coding sequence ATGTCTAAACTAGAAAACATATTAGCCCTAGTGCGCTCCATAAACCAAGATGAGTTTCAGGAGCAAATTACTTATGGGGATAGTTTAGATGATGTTTACGAAGAATTGTTGTTTTTGTCTAAAAAAATCGAATCTAAAAAACAGCGAACGGCAGTTATTGTAGAACAGATTTCCAATTGTTTTGCTGGTGATTTTTTTAATTATTTACCTATTTCTTATGCTCATGACGAATTAGATGTATTCTGTATGGGATTTAATACCTATATAGAGGAGTTAAAAGCAGCGATGGTTTCTCAGAAATTATTAGAAAATTTACAAGAGAAATTAGTTGTAGAAAAAGACCGCTCAGAACAGTTAATTCTTAATAGAGATCATTTTTTAACCTATATTGGGCGTGAAATACGAGAATCACTTCTAACGATATCCAAGGTTACAAATTCTATATCAAAAAACACATTAGATCATAACAGTGTTAATCAATTAGAATATAGTAAGTTAGTGACTGATGTTTTACTCATAACTATAAATGATTTGTTAGATTTAGCTAAAGTAAAATCGAGCCATTTTATCGCTGCAAACAAACCATTTGGTTTAGATCAATTGATTAACTTTTTAAATATTTCATTTTCGGAGAAATGTATTCAAAAAGAAATTGATTTTAAAGTAACTATAGATAGCGAATTACCTAATATTTTAAACGGTGATTGTATTAGAGTTTCTCAAGTATTGTGGAATAGTATAAGTAATGCAGTTAAATATACCCCAGTAGGAGGAAAAATCAGATTGAAAATTCAACTAGAATTTGAAAGTGATGAAGAATATGTGTTACGATTTATTGTTATAGATTCGGGAGTTGGAATTTCTGATGATAAATTGAAAGTTATTTTGCAAGGTTTTGCACAACAAGATGGGGATTTATTAAATGATAATGGAAGTTCTATTTTAGTTTTAGCTATTTGTAAAAAAGTTGTCGATTTACTTAATGGAGAAATTAAAGTTAAAAGTAAATTGCAAATTGGAACTAAATTTACTTTTACTTTGCCTTTCAATAAGTAG
- a CDS encoding aminotransferase class I/II-fold pyridoxal phosphate-dependent enzyme, translating into MSRAYIRPIYIQELEELMSQIFDGNKVICYTSTSNAHISVIATIIKSNDLVILDQQVHFSVQFPCKNTKLQGTEVKMVRHSDYRMLEEMIRENYNKFNRIWYMADGVYSMHGDLPDTDVLKSLLCKYPKFYLYFDDAHGMSWSGKNGAGYIYDRLGVSERIVIISTLAKGFGCVG; encoded by the coding sequence ATGTCTAGGGCTTATATTCGTCCAATCTATATTCAAGAGTTAGAAGAACTCATGTCTCAAATATTTGATGGCAATAAAGTAATTTGCTATACTTCGACTTCCAATGCTCATATCTCAGTTATCGCAACAATAATTAAATCAAATGATTTGGTAATACTGGATCAACAGGTGCATTTTAGTGTTCAATTTCCATGTAAAAACACTAAATTACAAGGCACTGAAGTGAAAATGGTTAGGCACTCTGATTATCGAATGTTAGAGGAGATGATACGAGAAAATTACAATAAATTCAATCGTATTTGGTATATGGCAGATGGTGTCTATTCGATGCATGGCGATTTACCAGATACCGATGTTTTAAAAAGCTTATTATGCAAGTATCCTAAATTCTATTTGTATTTTGATGATGCTCATGGAATGAGTTGGAGTGGTAAAAACGGTGCTGGTTATATTTATGATCGATTAGGAGTTAGCGAGCGAATCGTAATCATATCCACTTTGGCTAAAGGGTTTGGATGTGTTGGTTGA
- the dtd gene encoding D-aminoacyl-tRNA deacylase — protein MRVVIQRVSEASVTIENSKVAAINKGLLVLVGIEDADSQEDIDWLVAKIIKLRIFGDENNVMNLSVQDIDGDIIVVSQFTLHAATKKGNRPSYIKSSKPEIAIPLYEKFVSALEHTLGKKVQTGQFGADMKVSLINDGPVTILIDSKIKE, from the coding sequence ATGAGGGTAGTAATTCAAAGAGTATCTGAAGCATCTGTGACTATTGAAAATAGTAAAGTTGCTGCAATTAATAAAGGGCTTTTGGTTTTAGTAGGTATTGAAGATGCCGATAGCCAAGAGGATATTGATTGGTTAGTGGCTAAAATTATTAAACTCCGCATTTTTGGTGATGAAAACAATGTGATGAATTTATCAGTCCAAGATATCGATGGAGATATAATTGTGGTAAGTCAGTTTACACTTCACGCAGCAACCAAAAAAGGAAATCGACCTTCTTATATAAAGTCTTCTAAACCTGAAATAGCTATTCCCTTATATGAAAAATTTGTTTCTGCTTTAGAACATACTCTTGGGAAAAAAGTGCAAACCGGACAATTTGGAGCAGATATGAAAGTCTCATTGATTAATGATGGTCCCGTTACTATTTTGATTGATTCAAAAATTAAAGAATAA
- the rsgA gene encoding ribosome small subunit-dependent GTPase A, whose translation MTGIVYKSTGSWYTVKSEEGNFVDCRIKGKFRMKGIKSTNPIAVGDYVEYELEESNNQVTGVINTIQDRKNYIVRKSVNLSKQTHIIASNIDIVFLLVTINNPPTTTSFIDRFLVTAEAYGIEAILVFNKIDTFDEAALDEQLFLQYTYEKIGYKCLRVSAQERKGLDKLIELMKDRVSMFSGHSGVGKSTLVNAIEPTLNLKTKQISDSHSQGQHTTTFAEMFDLSFGAKIIDTPGIRGFGVVDMEKEEISDYFPEFFKLKNQCKFNNCLHKEEPKCAVKEALENEVISWSRYNSYLKLLEGDDENYRTDIYDEDRKNSDKSRG comes from the coding sequence ATGACAGGAATCGTTTATAAATCAACAGGGAGCTGGTACACCGTAAAATCCGAAGAAGGAAATTTTGTGGATTGTAGAATTAAAGGAAAGTTTAGGATGAAAGGTATAAAAAGTACCAATCCTATTGCTGTGGGCGACTATGTCGAATATGAATTAGAAGAATCCAATAATCAAGTAACTGGAGTTATTAATACGATTCAGGATAGAAAGAATTACATTGTAAGGAAATCGGTAAATCTTTCTAAACAAACGCATATTATTGCGTCAAATATAGATATCGTTTTCTTGTTGGTTACCATTAATAATCCGCCAACTACAACAAGTTTTATAGACCGTTTTCTGGTTACTGCTGAAGCTTATGGTATTGAGGCGATTTTAGTTTTTAATAAAATAGATACGTTTGACGAAGCAGCCCTTGACGAACAATTGTTTTTACAATATACTTACGAAAAAATAGGATACAAATGTTTACGTGTTTCTGCTCAGGAACGCAAAGGATTAGACAAACTCATTGAATTAATGAAAGACAGGGTGAGTATGTTCTCAGGACATTCCGGGGTTGGAAAATCAACTTTGGTGAATGCTATTGAGCCGACTTTAAATTTAAAAACCAAACAAATTTCTGATTCACATTCGCAAGGACAACATACTACTACTTTTGCTGAAATGTTTGATTTGTCTTTTGGTGCCAAAATTATTGATACTCCAGGTATCCGTGGATTTGGAGTTGTAGATATGGAAAAAGAAGAAATCAGTGATTATTTTCCTGAGTTCTTCAAATTGAAAAACCAATGTAAGTTTAATAATTGTTTGCACAAAGAAGAACCAAAATGTGCTGTTAAGGAAGCTTTAGAGAATGAAGTAATATCTTGGTCACGCTATAATAGCTATTTGAAATTGTTAGAAGGAGATGATGAAAATTACCGCACTGACATTTACGATGAAGACCGAAAAAATAGCGATAAATCGAGAGGTTAA